A window from Caballeronia sp. Lep1P3 encodes these proteins:
- a CDS encoding DUF4148 domain-containing protein, producing the protein MKAAKIAVVFAITGVSIGLISPSALAQKSRGQVREELALAQHEGYTPAGRTQYPPSEASIARNKEIHAAVTHGGEKAPGPDQHDQLAGR; encoded by the coding sequence ATGAAAGCAGCAAAAATTGCGGTTGTGTTCGCAATCACGGGCGTCTCGATTGGCCTGATTTCGCCGTCCGCCTTGGCGCAAAAGTCTCGTGGCCAGGTTCGTGAGGAACTAGCGCTGGCGCAGCATGAAGGATATACGCCTGCCGGCAGGACGCAGTATCCGCCGTCGGAAGCGTCGATTGCACGAAACAAAGAAATTCACGCGGCGGTGACGCACGGCGGTGAGAAGGCGCCAGGCCCGGACCAGCATGATCAGCTGGCGGGGCGCTAA